The DNA sequence ACTTCTTCGAGTACATCGCCGAGGAAGTGCGCGAGCTGTTGGCGCAGCTGGGCTTCCGGACGCTCGACGAGGCGGTGGGCCAAGTGGGGATGCTCGACACGGCCGCCGCGGTGGAGCACTACGGCACCGCCGAGCACTACAAGGCCGGCGCGCTGGACCTGAGCCCCATCCTGGAGCCGGTGCTGGGCAGCTCGCTGTACCCGGACCAGGACCTGCACTGCACCACGACGCAGGATCACGGGCTGGACAAGGCGCTGGACAACACGCTCATCGCCCGGGCGCGTACGGCGATCGACGGCGGCGGACCGGTGCAGATCGCCACGCCGATCACCAACGTCGACCGCACGGTGGGCACCATGCTGGGCCACGAGGTGACGCTGGCGCACGGGGCGCAGGGGCTGCCCGACGGCACCATCGACATCACCTGCACCGGCTCGGCGGGCAACAGTTTCGGCGCCTTCGTCCCGCGGGGCATCACGCTGCGGTTGTCGGGCGACGCCAACGACTATGTGGGCAAGGGGCTCTCCGGCGGGCGCATCGTCGTGCGCCCCCCGGCGGATGCGCCCGCGGCGTTCCGCGCCCAGGACAACGTCATCGCCGGCAACGTGCTCCTCTACGGCGCCACGAGCGGCGAGGCGCTCATCCGGGGCCTGGTGGGCGAGCGGTTCTGCGTGCGCAACTCGGGTGCCACCGCCGTCGTCGAGGGCGTGGGCGACCACGGGTGCGAGTACATGACCGGCGGCAAGGTCGTCGTGCTGGGGCCCACCGGCCGCAACTTCGCGGCGGGCATGTCCGGCGGCGAGGCGTTCGTCTACGACCCGGACGGCGCGCTGCCCGGCAACCTCAACGACGAGATGGTCGGACTCGAGGGCGTCGAGGACGGCACGGTCGACGCGGATTGGCTGCGCGGACTGCTGGTGCGCCACCACGTGGAGACCGGTTCGGAAGTGGCCGAGTACGTGTTGGCCAACTGGCCGGGCGCGCTGGCGCACTTCGTCAAGGTGATGCCCCGCGACTACAAGCGGGTGCTGCAGGCGATGGAGCGCGCGCAGGCCGAGGGAACAGATGTGAACGACGCGATCATGGTGGTGTCCAATGGGTGATATCCGAGGCTTCATGAAGTACGAGCGGTCGGTGCCCGCGCGCCGTCCCGTCCCGCTGCGGCTGATGGACTGGCGCGAGGTCTACGAGCCGTCCGACCCGGACGAGCTCAAGGTCCAGGCGAGCCGGTGCATGGATTGCGGCGTGCCGTTCTGCCACGACGGATGCCCGCTGGGCAACCTCATCCCCGAGTGGAACGAGCTGGTCACCAAGGGCGACTGGCGCGCGGCGAGCGAGCGGCTGCACGCCACCAACAACTTCCCCGATTTCACGGGGCGGCTGTGCCCGGCGCCGTGCGAATCGGCCTGCGTGCTCGGCATCAACCGGGACCCGGTGACGATCAAGCAGGTCGAGCACGACATCGTCGACGTCGCGTTCGACGAGGGCTGGGTCAAGCCGATGCTGCCCGCCAAGGCGACGGGCAAGCGGGTGGCCGTGGTGGGCTCGGGCCCGTCGGGGCTCGCGGCCGCGCAGCAGCTCACCCGTGCCGGCCACGACGTCACTGTGTTCGAGCGGGCCGACCGCATCGGCGGGCTGCTGCGCTACGGCATCCCCGAGTTCAAGATGGAGAAGCACCACATCGACCGCCGGCTGGCGCAGATGGCGGCGGAGGGCACGCGCTTCGAGACCAACGTGAACGTGGGCGGCGGCGAAGACGGCGCGCTGCCGGTGGAGCAGTTGCGGGAGCGCTTCGACGCGGTGGTGCTGGCGGTCGGCTCCACCGTGGGCCGCGACCTGCCCGCGCCGGGCCGCGCGCTCGACGGCATCCACCAGGCGATGGAGTACCTGCCGCACTCCAACCGGGTGCAGGAGGGCGACGTCGCCGTGCCCGCGATCGACGCGCAGGGCAAGAACGTCGTCATCATCGGCGGCGGCGACACGGGTGCCGACTGCCTGGGCACCGCGCTACGCCAGGGCGCGGCCTCGGTGCACCAGTTCGAGATCATGCCGCGGCCCCCGCAGACGCGTGCCGACGCGACGCCGTGGCCCACCTACCCGCTGATGTTCCGGGTGTCCTCGGCGCACGAGGAGGGCGGCGAGAGGGTGTTCTCCGTGAATACCGAGGAGTTCGTCGGCGAGGACGGAAGGCTCACCGGCCTGCGCTACCACGAGGTGGAGTCGGTGGACGGCAGGTTGCAGAAGGTCGAGGGCTCCGACGCGGTGCTCGACTGCGAGCTCGTCCTGCTGGCCATGGGGTTCACCGGGCCCGAGCGCGACGGGCTGCTGGACGGTCTCGGCGTGGAGTACACGGCGCGCGGCACCGTGGCGCGCGGCGCGGATGCGGGCGCGGCGTGGTCCGGCGGCAGCGACTGGGCCACCAGCGCCGACGGGGTGTTCGTGGCCGGCGACGCGGGCCGCGGCCAGTCGCTCATCGTGTGGGCGATCGCCGAGGGGCGCTCGTGCGCGGCGGCCGTCGACGAGTACCTCACCGGTGCCACCGACCTGCCCGCGCCGGTCCGGACCACGGATGTGGCGATGCGCGCGCCCGCCCTGTAGTCCGAACGGCGGAATCGGCGCGTGGAAAACGGGACACCGTCGCAATAGGTCGGGAACGGGATATATCCTGACGATGCTTGGGGCGGGCTGTGACGCGGATCGCATGATCCTGCGCGCGGCCCGCCGGGTTCGGGTGTATGGAGGATTGTCGATGCGTCTACGGCGGGGAGCGGATCGGAGCGCGGCTGCGGCACGGAGGCCGCGGGCGCGCACGTGGGCGAGGCGGGCAACGGCGCTGGGCGCTGCTGCGCTCGGTGCGACCGCGATGGTCGTCGGCACCGGCGGAGTCGCCTCGGCGGCGCCGGCCGGATGCGTCTCGCTCGACGTCATCGCGATTCCCGGCACGTGGGAGACCAGCGACAACGGTGCTCCGGGTGGTTCGCCGGGCATGCTCGGCGCGGTCACCTACAACCTGCCGTCGAACATGCGCGCCGATTACGTCTCCTACGCGGCCACCGCCTTCCCGTGGGAGTCGAAGGTCTACGGAGCCTCCAAGCACGAGGCGATCACCAATGCCGGCAACCTGATCGGCGACATCGCCGCGCGCTGCCCCCACACCCGCTTCGCGCTCATCGGCTACAGCCAGGGCGCGGACGCGGCCGGCGACCTGGCCGCGCAGATCGGCCACGGCAACGGTCCGGTGCCGGCGGGCAAGGTGGCGGCGGTGGGCCTCATCTCCGACCCGCGGCGCTCCGTCTTCGACCACCTCGTCGGCCCGCCCGTCGTGGGCAACGGCTCCGGCGGGGCGCGCATCGGCGGTTTCGGCGCGTTGAGCGACGAGGTGCGGACCTTCTGCTCGCCCGGCGACCTCTACTGCGCGGCGCCGCCCGGCGATTTCATGGCGCGGATGGCCGGTTACCTCGTGCAGCAGTCCGACCCCGGCTCGTCGGAGCCGGACCGGTACAAGCCGGAGGGCGTGGCCCTGTACGACGCGATCATGGAGGCCGGGGGCATCCCGACGCTCGGGCAGCAGATCTCCGAGGTCACCTTGTGGGCGCACATCGACAAGTACAAGGACTTCCTGAACTCGGGCATCCACCAGGACTACACGACGTTCCCGGTGACCGCGGACGGCACGTCGGCCACGCAGTGGCTGCGCAGTTGGCTCATCAGCAAGGCCTGACGGGGGCCGGCGTACGCGGGCGCGCCCATGCGCGATGATGGTGCCGTGAGTGAATCCGACGCACCCGCGGTGCCCATTCGCGACGCCGCCATCCGGCTGGGCCAGTTCCTCAAGCTGGCGAACCTGCTGGACAGCGGGGCCGAAGCCAAGCAGGTGATCGCCGAGGGCGAGGTGACCGTGAACGGCGAGGTGGAGACCCGGCGCGGCCGTCAGCTCCGCGACGGGGACGTGGTCTCCGTGTTCGGCGCGGCGGCGCGCGTGGAGGGGCCCTGACCGGTCCGGCCGACGGCCGCCGTCAGCAGCTCGGTGATGCGCGCGAACAGCTCCGGTGCGTCGTCCTCCACCGCGATGGTGCTCGTGAACAACGCGGCGCCGGCGGCCATCGCGAGCACCGCGCGGGCGTCCAGGTCGGGGTCGGTGCCGCCGATTTCCGCCTGTCCTGACCCCGACTGCCGCTGGGCGTAGAGCTCCGCCGCCGGCCCGCCGAATCCCTGCCAGAGCGCCGCCCGCAGCCGGTCGTTCTCGCGCAGCGCGGTGAGCAGGCCCGGCACCGCGGCCCGCACGTCGGGGCGGTGGAACAGCTCGTGGCTGCCGCGCACCACCCACGCGATCCAACCCGCCAGGTCGGTGCCCTCGAACGGGCCCAGGTCCGGCTCTGCGCCGAGTACCGCGTGCAACACCAGCTCGGCCTTGGTGGACCAGCGCCGGCTGATGCTGGCGCGCCCCACCCCCACGCGGGCCGCGACCGCCCGGATGCTCAGGGCGTCCCAGCCCGAGTCGACCAGGATCTCGCGGGTGGCCTCGAGGACACGCGCGTCGATCGACGTGTCCCGCGGCCGGCCGGCGGGCCGCTCCGGGGCCTCGTCGTCGGTCACCGGGGCCCGCCCCGCAGGAACGTACGCAGGTAGCCGGGCAGGCGCCGCGCGGGAACGGAGCGCGGCCAGTCGTCGGGGCGGACCAGCGCGTCGGTGCCGCCGTCGACGAACACGATGCTTCCGCACTGGAAGTCGGCGGCATCGGTGAGCATGAAGCACGCCCACTGTGCGAGGAGGTCCGGCGCGCCGAAGCCGCCAACGGGGATGGGGAACTTGCGTACCGCCTTGCCCTCGAGCGGGTCGTCGAGCTGCTGCTGCAGGAGCGGGGTGAGCACGGCGCCCGGGGCGAGCGCGTTGAGGCGGATCCCCGCACCCGCCCACTGCGGAAGCACGGCGGTCCGCCGCACCCATCGGCTCAGCGCGATCTTCGAGGCCGCATACACCACCGCCGCGCGCCCGGGCCCCAGCAGGCGGGTGGCGCGCAGGGCCCTGTCGACGTCGCCGGCCAGCAGCGCGCGCACGCGCGGCCCGGGCACCAGCGGTGTCGTCGTCGTGGAGTTGCTGGCGATCACCACGGCTTTGCCGGGGCGGCCGGCCGCCAGCGCGGGCCGCCACCGTTCGAGCAGCTCCACCGCGCCGAGGTAGTTGACCTCGGCGATGAGGCTCGGGTGCCGGCCGCCGCCGACGGGGCCGACGCCGGCGGCGAGGACAGCGCCGGCGAGCTCGCCGCCGGCGACGTCGAGCACCTGCGCCGCTGCGGCCCTCCGGCCTTCCGTGGTGGCGAGGTCCGCGGTCACCTCGGAGTCCAGGCGGCCGGTGGTGTGCAGGTCGACCCCGATGACGGTGTGCCCCTGCGTGCGGAGCAGGTCGGCGGTGGCCCGCCCGATCCCGGAGGCCGCACCGGTGACGACGTAGGTGCCCGGACGCGTGGGCACGGCCGCCGTCACGACACCACCGCCAGCACGCACCGGGTGCGCGAGTAGATGGTGGGCAGGCAGCGGTTGCAGTGGATGCACAGCGACCGCGTGTGATGGTCGGCCTCGACGCGGCGGACCAGGTCCGGCTCACGCAGCAATGCCCGGCCCATGGCGACGAAGTCGAAGCCCTCGGCCATCGCGCGGGTCATGTCCTCGTAGTCTGTGACGCCGCCGAGCAGGATGAGCGGCATGGACAGGGTCGCGCGGAACTGCCGCGCCTGCTCGAGCATGTAGAGCGGCGTGTAGGGGTAGGACTTGAGGAAGAATCGGCCGACGGCGCGCAGCCCGGCGCGCTGCGGCTGCGGCATGGCAGCGGCGAAATCGCGCACCGGCGCGTCGCCGCGGAACAGGTACAGCGGGTTTCTCAGTGAGCTCCCGCAGGTGAGCTCCAGCGCGTCGAGCGTGCCGTCGGCTTCGAGCCACTGGGCCACCTGCAGCGACTCGTCGAGCCAGAAGCCGCCGGGCACGCCGTCGTCCATGTTGAGTTTGGCGGTCACCGCGATCTCGTCGCCTGCCTCGTCGCGGACGGCGCGGGCCACCTCGCGGGCGACGCGGGCCCGGTTCTGCAGCGGCCCGCCGTACTCGTCGGTGCGCTTGTTGAGCGCTGGGCTGAGGAATGCGCTGGTGAAGTAGTTGTGGCCGAAGTGGATCTCCACGGCGTCGAAGCCGGATTCGATCGCGATGCGCGCGGCCCGGGCGTGGTCGGCGGTGATCCGCCGGATGTCGGCCCGGGTGGCGGCGCGGGTGAGGCGGAGGCTGAGCGGGCTGAGCTGATTGCTGGGCGCGAGAGCCGTGGCCCTGTTGGACCGGGCGTTGGCGACGGGCCCGGCGTGCCCGATCTGGGCGGAGGCCTTGGCGCCCTCGGCGTGCACCGCGTCGGTGAGGCGGCGCAGCCCGGGGACGGCCTCGGGGCGCATGAAGATCTGGTGGCGGTCGGTGCGGCCCTCGGGGGAGGCGGCGCAGTAGGCGACGGTGGTCATGGCTGCGCCGCCGGCCGCGACGGCACGGTGGAACGCGATGAGGTCGTCGGTGACCAGGGCGTCCGGGGTCATCCCCTCGAACGTGGCCGCCTTGATGGTGCGGTTTCGCAGGGTCAGCGGCCCCAGGCGTGCCGGGGCGAAGACGTCCACCGGATTCTCGGTGCGCGGTGCTGTCACGGGATCCCCCTCCCACGGCGCGGGCCGCCCCGTGCCGCATTGCGATGCCAGTGGAATCGAAATGTAGCACGGGGCGGGGGAGCGCGCAGGCGCTACGCGGCGGGAGCCCCCGGCACGGTGATCCCGTCGTTCACACCCGGCAGCACCAGGCAGCCCTCGCCCGCGGCGTTGGTGTGCATGCCGAATGCCGCGGCGAGCACGGTGCCCTCGCCCGTGGTGGCGGTGCCCTGCGGCTCGCCGTCGTCGCCCTGCGGGGTCAGCGTGACGGCGCCCGTGCGCCACGAGTCGGTGTTGACCCATGCGACCTGCACGCCCGAGCCCGCGCCGTCGTCGATCTCGAACATCACGTCGCCCGGCGCGATGTCGGTGGAATCGGCGTGCGTCTCCGCCTCGATGCCCGAGCCGCCCAGGCCGGACTGGCACAGCAGGACGGTGGGCGGCGGGTTGTCGAACACGGTGTCCGCGGACGCCGTGGCCTGTGCGCCGACGACCCCTGCGGCGCCGACCGCGAGGGTCGTGATGCCGAGTCGTGCGTACTGCGAGAGGGAAAACGCCATGGCCGGTCTCCTTGGTGGGGTGGGTAGTGATCGGTCGTGCGGTGCACGACACCTTACGGGACCCCGGCGGCGGCGAGGATGCGAGTCAGAGCGGTGCGACCGCCTCGACGCGCACCGCGGCGACGGTCTTGGGTGCCGCCCCGCAGCTGGCCGCGCGCGGCGCGAGCGGTTCGGTGCGCGTGGCGATACGCCACCGGCGTCCGTCCTGGTGGGCGACGATGCGGGCGTCGGGGCCGTCGCTGCGGACCGTGAGCGCGTTCAACGGAATGCGCTCGCCTGCAAGACGTTCCCGCACTGCGAGCTCGGCTGCCTGGCCGGGCTGGTCCCAGCAGCTGCGGCCGCGCAGCCCTGCGGACGGCAGCACGCCGCCGGCGATGCCGCGCACGGCGGCCGCCGCGTCGCCCGCGCTCACGCGCCCGTAGGAGTAGCCGGTGGGCAGCACGATCATCGACGGCGCGAACCGGTGCCCGCCCGTGTGCGAGCACTCCCAGACGTGGTCCGCCGTCGGGTGCGCAGCGCCGGCCAGCGCTGCTGCGATGGGGCGCCCGTCGATGGCGCAGCACACGTCGCGGCGCCCGTGCGTGCACACCAGCGTGATCGGGCCGGTGACGGTGCTCCCGGGCAGCGGAGCGGCGGGATCGGCCGCCCACGCGAAGTCGACGTCGAGCAGATCGCGGGGCGTGTCCACTGTGAGCCGCGCGCACTGCACATGGTCCGGGTGTGAGCGCGCAAGATAGACGGCCCGTCCGGCTCCGGCGTCGTCAGCGGCACGCCCCGGGCGGCGGATGAGCATCAGCCGGATGCCGGCGTCGTCGACACGCGCCTTGAGTAGCGGTGTGAGTTCGGCGCCGAACGCCGTGCCGTCGAAGATGTCGCGCCCCCACGGCGCCGGATGCTCCAGGCACAGCCACGCGCCGACGTGCGTGGCGGTGCCGGGGAGCGGTTCGTCCAGCGCGGAGATCTGCGAGCACCGCGTCGGGGAAGCGTCGTCCGTCGCCCTCGATGCGGTCACAGGAAGCAGTGTCCCTCACCGCGGTAGGTGCGGGTGACCTCGAGTACCTCGCCGTCGCGCACCATGTGGATCTCGTTGAACCGCTCGAGCAGTTCGCCCGACTTGGCGTGCCGCAACCACACGCGGTCGCCGAAGCGCAGTGCGCCCGCGCCGTGCAGCGGTGTCTGCACCTCGCCGGCGCCCTCGTCACCGTCGAACGAGAGTCCCTCCGGAAGCGCGGGCGCGGGCGCGCGGTCCGGTCCCGGCACGCCCGAGGCGATGTAGCCGCCGCCGAGGATCGTCGCCACCGTGGGCAGCGGCTTGCGGACCACCGGCATGGCGTAGGCGACGGCAGGTTCGAGGCGCAGCGAACGGTAGCGGTCGAACAGCATGGGATCGAACAGCCCGGAGCCCGCCGACAGCTCGGTGGCCGCGCCCACGGCCGAGGTGCGCTGCAGGCTGCCGGAGCCGCCGCCGTTGACCAGCTCCAACGGTGCGGCGTCGTGTTCGGCCAGCGTCGACTCGATGGCGGCGAGGACCAGCGGCAGGCGCCGGGCGATCTCGCGCAGCGACGCGGCCTGCATGCCCCGCACCGCCAGCTGGCGCAGCGGGCGGCCGGGCACGATGTCGCCGACGCCGGCGATGTGCCCCTCGTAGGCGAGTACCGAGGTGAGCTCGACACCCTGGGTGCGGCAGGCCAGAGCCGTGAGCTCCGCGGCCTGCTGCGGGGTGCGCACGGGGGAGCGTTTGGGGCCGATCCGGGCGAGCCGGCCGCCCAGGGGCCACCAGCCCAGGTCGATCTCCGCGCACACGGGCACGGTCTGCCCCAGGGAGTGCGCCGCGATGAACCGGAGGTGCTCGGGGGAGTCGACGAGCAGGCGGATGCGGGCGCCGGTGCGCTGTGCGGTCTCCACCACGTGTTCCACGGCGGCGCCGTCGGCGGTGGGGTAGGCGACCAGGATGTCGTCGACCCCCGCCTGCGCCAGGTGGCAGGCCTCGTCAGGCGTGAACGCGAGCACGCCCTGGAATCCGGGGTGTTCGCGCAGCACGTGGGTGATCAGCTCGGTGCAGCGGATGGACTTGCTGGCCAGCCGGATCGGCAGCCCGCCGGCCGCGGCGACGAGGAAGCGCGCGTTGGCGTCGAGCGCATCCATATCGACGGCCGCCAGCGGCGCGGTGACGGTGGCGGTGGCCGCGTCGAGCCGGCGCAGACTCGCCGTTCCCCCGGGAGCGCTCATTCTTCGCGCACCACAATGCCGTCGTCGTCGCTGTAGAGCATCTCACCGGGGACGAACTCGACCCCGCCGATGCGGACGACGACGTCCCGGCGGCCTGCGCCGGTCTTGCCCGACTTGCGGGGGTTGGTGCCCAGCGCCTTGCAGCCGATGTCGAGGGTG is a window from the Tomitella gaofuii genome containing:
- a CDS encoding sucrase ferredoxin, whose product is MTASRATDDASPTRCSQISALDEPLPGTATHVGAWLCLEHPAPWGRDIFDGTAFGAELTPLLKARVDDAGIRLMLIRRPGRAADDAGAGRAVYLARSHPDHVQCARLTVDTPRDLLDVDFAWAADPAAPLPGSTVTGPITLVCTHGRRDVCCAIDGRPIAAALAGAAHPTADHVWECSHTGGHRFAPSMIVLPTGYSYGRVSAGDAAAAVRGIAGGVLPSAGLRGRSCWDQPGQAAELAVRERLAGERIPLNALTVRSDGPDARIVAHQDGRRWRIATRTEPLAPRAASCGAAPKTVAAVRVEAVAPL
- a CDS encoding cutinase family protein, giving the protein MVVGTGGVASAAPAGCVSLDVIAIPGTWETSDNGAPGGSPGMLGAVTYNLPSNMRADYVSYAATAFPWESKVYGASKHEAITNAGNLIGDIAARCPHTRFALIGYSQGADAAGDLAAQIGHGNGPVPAGKVAAVGLISDPRRSVFDHLVGPPVVGNGSGGARIGGFGALSDEVRTFCSPGDLYCAAPPGDFMARMAGYLVQQSDPGSSEPDRYKPEGVALYDAIMEAGGIPTLGQQISEVTLWAHIDKYKDFLNSGIHQDYTTFPVTADGTSATQWLRSWLISKA
- a CDS encoding NADH:flavin oxidoreductase yields the protein MTAPRTENPVDVFAPARLGPLTLRNRTIKAATFEGMTPDALVTDDLIAFHRAVAAGGAAMTTVAYCAASPEGRTDRHQIFMRPEAVPGLRRLTDAVHAEGAKASAQIGHAGPVANARSNRATALAPSNQLSPLSLRLTRAATRADIRRITADHARAARIAIESGFDAVEIHFGHNYFTSAFLSPALNKRTDEYGGPLQNRARVAREVARAVRDEAGDEIAVTAKLNMDDGVPGGFWLDESLQVAQWLEADGTLDALELTCGSSLRNPLYLFRGDAPVRDFAAAMPQPQRAGLRAVGRFFLKSYPYTPLYMLEQARQFRATLSMPLILLGGVTDYEDMTRAMAEGFDFVAMGRALLREPDLVRRVEADHHTRSLCIHCNRCLPTIYSRTRCVLAVVS
- a CDS encoding SDR family oxidoreductase — protein: MTAAVPTRPGTYVVTGAASGIGRATADLLRTQGHTVIGVDLHTTGRLDSEVTADLATTEGRRAAAAQVLDVAGGELAGAVLAAGVGPVGGGRHPSLIAEVNYLGAVELLERWRPALAAGRPGKAVVIASNSTTTTPLVPGPRVRALLAGDVDRALRATRLLGPGRAAVVYAASKIALSRWVRRTAVLPQWAGAGIRLNALAPGAVLTPLLQQQLDDPLEGKAVRKFPIPVGGFGAPDLLAQWACFMLTDAADFQCGSIVFVDGGTDALVRPDDWPRSVPARRLPGYLRTFLRGGPR
- a CDS encoding RNA-binding S4 domain-containing protein; the protein is MRDDGAVSESDAPAVPIRDAAIRLGQFLKLANLLDSGAEAKQVIAEGEVTVNGEVETRRGRQLRDGDVVSVFGAAARVEGP
- a CDS encoding alanine racemase; this translates as MSAPGGTASLRRLDAATATVTAPLAAVDMDALDANARFLVAAAGGLPIRLASKSIRCTELITHVLREHPGFQGVLAFTPDEACHLAQAGVDDILVAYPTADGAAVEHVVETAQRTGARIRLLVDSPEHLRFIAAHSLGQTVPVCAEIDLGWWPLGGRLARIGPKRSPVRTPQQAAELTALACRTQGVELTSVLAYEGHIAGVGDIVPGRPLRQLAVRGMQAASLREIARRLPLVLAAIESTLAEHDAAPLELVNGGGSGSLQRTSAVGAATELSAGSGLFDPMLFDRYRSLRLEPAVAYAMPVVRKPLPTVATILGGGYIASGVPGPDRAPAPALPEGLSFDGDEGAGEVQTPLHGAGALRFGDRVWLRHAKSGELLERFNEIHMVRDGEVLEVTRTYRGEGHCFL
- a CDS encoding TetR/AcrR family transcriptional regulator; translation: MTDDEAPERPAGRPRDTSIDARVLEATREILVDSGWDALSIRAVAARVGVGRASISRRWSTKAELVLHAVLGAEPDLGPFEGTDLAGWIAWVVRGSHELFHRPDVRAAVPGLLTALRENDRLRAALWQGFGGPAAELYAQRQSGSGQAEIGGTDPDLDARAVLAMAAGAALFTSTIAVEDDAPELFARITELLTAAVGRTGQGPSTRAAAPNTETTSPSRS
- a CDS encoding glutamate synthase subunit beta, coding for MGDIRGFMKYERSVPARRPVPLRLMDWREVYEPSDPDELKVQASRCMDCGVPFCHDGCPLGNLIPEWNELVTKGDWRAASERLHATNNFPDFTGRLCPAPCESACVLGINRDPVTIKQVEHDIVDVAFDEGWVKPMLPAKATGKRVAVVGSGPSGLAAAQQLTRAGHDVTVFERADRIGGLLRYGIPEFKMEKHHIDRRLAQMAAEGTRFETNVNVGGGEDGALPVEQLRERFDAVVLAVGSTVGRDLPAPGRALDGIHQAMEYLPHSNRVQEGDVAVPAIDAQGKNVVIIGGGDTGADCLGTALRQGAASVHQFEIMPRPPQTRADATPWPTYPLMFRVSSAHEEGGERVFSVNTEEFVGEDGRLTGLRYHEVESVDGRLQKVEGSDAVLDCELVLLAMGFTGPERDGLLDGLGVEYTARGTVARGADAGAAWSGGSDWATSADGVFVAGDAGRGQSLIVWAIAEGRSCAAAVDEYLTGATDLPAPVRTTDVAMRAPAL